The Nicotiana tabacum cultivar K326 chromosome 5, ASM71507v2, whole genome shotgun sequence sequence GCATATTTGCTGATACAGTCATCAGTATATATGTTGAGCGCGAGGCTCAGTACAGCAGGACATAATTTCCATTACAGCCAGTAGAGTGTAGAGTGTGAGACCCAACATAGTAGGGAGTATTTTCAATTATAGCCAGTAAGACGTTGAGCATAAGACTTAGTGCATCAGGGCATAATTGTCGTTGCAGTTTGAGTAAGACATGGACTAAATAGACTTGTATGCATCATTGAGTACAAAGATCAAACATAGAGAATGTTTGATAAGTTTAAAGGTAGGCGATATGATCATCATGGAGTATGGATGTTTGGTTCCTACTGTTGACTTGACCTGCTTTACGTTTCTTATGGGATGAATATGAGAAAGATAGCCAGAATGTTAATAGTTGGCATATTTTTCATGAAAGAAGAAGGACCTTGACTTCTATGTTAAGTTGTTATACTTTAGTGTGTTATGGTCGactaatagcttgtttggccaagccgGAGAAaccagcttattttgagaagttttttttttcaaaagtgcttttgaaaaaagtattttGAGAGAAACTGCTTGGCTAATCGctctaaaaagtacttttgagcaataagttgtgtttggccaagcttttaagaaagtgcttttaagtatcaaattacgaataaggacatgaatatatttaattaatagttaatattataagtaaataaataatctcaaaattttgtttttatgggcaataattaaatcttttcattttatttaagtaaaatatgaaaatataatcaaaaagtacttaattctgttaatataagttaaataaattaaaaatcattcaacaaatataaaagcattctcccctaaagtcactatatattagaaaactATGGTATATACTAttttttgttaagggtatttttggtaagaagaaaagtcaaaactgtttctgcttttgggaaaaatctacttttttctgcttctcagaatcccaaaagcacttttgcccccaaaaaagcttggtcaaacaccttaagttaggaaaaaaagtgcttttgaaaaaagaaaacaaaaagcacTTTTAGCCTCCCGGGAAGCTTGGCCAAAGAGGATATAAGTCTTTTGGGTAGGTAGGGTCATAGTTCTAGACAGAGAAAGATTTGTGACCCTAGTATAGGTTGTTAAGCTGACAAGAAAGTCAGCTTAAGCATGGGATGGCCGGTTTCATCAAATTGGAGCTTAGCCTCATATGGAAAAATTAGCAtggtctagccagttttcggactggtcattcaaaaatagtcagtgtttaccaagtcaatggaaaatagtcactattttgctgcaacagagaccggtccagcataatatactggagttcggtgcacctgtgtatgaacttccagcatattatgctggaccggtatactttgctggctatAGTAAAATATACAGGAGATTGGAGCACTAGTGCTCCAAACTCCATTATATTATgatggaccggtatattatactggaactccagtatattagactgaagttccaatataatatactggaactccagtatattatgctggagtattttttttgattttgaacaGTGTATTCGtctagatttatctttacatgaaaagtagctaaatttcgattacctttgaaactatggctatttttgaacgaccacttgtaaatctggctattttttaatttatccCCCCTCATATGGGAGAGAGTTCATACTTGCCAAGAGTGTTTGGGAATTCTTGGGTATAGACAACCTATGGTCAGTTTTTCTGGATTTGAGGGATCGAGTGTTCAAGCTAGCATTGGTACTTCTGTCGTGGCAAAGAGGAACAACCTTACAAATATCGAGAGTAAAGCCATGTGATAAACTCTAAGGAGAAAGTTCTACCTGGATCATGTAGCATGATGGTGCAAGTTAAGTTTAGATATGGGTCGTAGATGGATCCTGAAGAGATTGAAGTGGTTCAGCAGTGAATCAGACCGCCACAACAAGTAGAAATGCACAATCTTATGTATTTAGCCAGATATGACTGTCATCATTTGAAGGAGTTCACCATCGCAACATCTTTGAATTGATCGACTTAGAGAAGTGTTCAATTTTGAGGAACAattgagtgtgagttgagctttcagaagtttaGGACCATATTAACAATAATCTCAGTATCTGTATTGCCTAAAAGTTCAGAAATGAGGAAAAATTGACCTCACTTCTAGGAGATTGAAGGAGCATGAGGAGAGTTTTTTCCGATTCACGAGTAAGAAGATGACAGCACTAGTTTGGCATCTGGCCAAGTAAGGCATCAAACAGATCGCATGAGGTTATAGATAATCCTTAATAAAAAGGACTAAGAGATAGCAACGAAGATCCGAGTTGATATACAGTTTTCTAACAATGTGGTTGCCCCATTTCTAGCTAGAGAATGATACACGAGATATTTGCAGTAGTTGTGTTAGTTGGATATGAGACGAAGGAGATTGCAGATTATGCTATGAAGCTTTTCTCTGGTTCAGTGACACTCTACAGTAGAACATAAAACTTTGCTATTTCTAGACCAAGGCTTTATCCTGTACCTAGTAATGACAAGGAGATTTCACCAAATTCCGTAAGATTGTAAAAATTAAAGACCTATACCTGCCTACGCATTGACATGCTTCAGAATGCCAGATGGTTTATGTAAAGAGATCGCGTCTTTGTTCAATAGATTTTGGTAAGGGCGAGATGAATGGATAAGAAAGTTGTATCTACAGAAATGGGAAAGGCTTTAACACTGCAGTACTTCTAGCTTCGTGCTATATTAAGTCCACAAATCAAAAAGTTTAACGAAGCCCATATCCTCGTCTGACTCCTCCACCTTCTCCTCCTTGGATTCAGCTGAAGCACCACCTGCAGGAGCAGCAGTGGCAATAGTACCTCCACCAGCGGGTACAGATATTGCGAGTTTTTCACGTGCAGCAGCAATTAACTCAGTGATAGCCTTACTCTTGACTTGTGATAGCAGTAGCTCTATCCTATCATCATCGTCACCTTCAGCTCCAACACAGGGTAAGATGTCCTTCAAGTCATTGGCGCAAGGAGACGTATTGCCTCCCAAAACGGCGAGCACATAGGCAGCTGTTACCTTCACTATTGTGTCAAAGGAGTGAGAGGAAGCTGCTTTGAATCTGCTATTGACATCACAAAGCTTGCTTGCAAGTTGGTAGCATGAGTAAACTTCATACATTGCGTATTTCACCTCCTCCTCCGACAGAACTGAAGACGATTGCCAGTTAGCACGCATTTCACCATTATTAATGATAGGTCTCTTAATATGATCAAGCCCAGCTTCAACCATCAGATCTTCTAGTGTTCCAGTAAGAAGCTTTGGCTTCATAAGAATCTTAGCACCCAAATAACAAATATCCACGATTCTGTTACATTCCAATTTTATCTTGCTGCGACTTTCGGATACATAAAGAGTAGATTTATGGCTTATGTTTTTAGGACCTACAAAAGTGATACTTTTGTCACTCAGGAACTGCATAAGAGAATCGGGGATTGCAGTGAGATCATCCAAGGCCATCATGTGCCTAAATTGAATAATTAGGCACTGCTTCTTTACACAAAGCAGCAGCAAATCTCCTCCATTTACAATATCAATTCCAGCAGCTGGATTTGGATACTTCAATTCACCCCTTAGTTTGGAGATGCAAAGGTTTAGAATGGCTACGCGTCAACAACTCTTGTTGTTATGGTGGCACCACCCATACTGACATAGCAAGGGCTCATTTCATAGAGCCAAGGTAGGGGCAACAGCTCTGACATTTTCACCGGTTTGCTGTTCATTACTGATTACTGTTAAACGGAATATATATGAAACATAAAgtacgaaaaaaataaaaagacacttTATCCATGGGAAAACTGCACCAGAACCAGCAATGTACATACATGAAACTTAAAGtaaaagaagctaaaatactCAAACAATTGAGGAGCTTCGAATTTTTCATATTCTGAATCCTTGTTATTCATCAAATGATACTatataacaaagataataaattTTCCTGCGACTTCTCAATCTCGCAAGTTTGTTAGGTGCACTACATCTATCATGTCGAAGTGAAAATACACTAATAAGTCAATTCATTTGCAGTCCCAAATCCATTTTTTTTTCCTATTCAAAGATCAGCCCTCGCCCTCCCCCTAATACTACACTTAAACAAAGAATTCGGGATATTGGAGTGAACAAGACAGAATAATGAAAGTAGATCACCTCAATCAAGATTAATATAGTATTTATAAAACAGTAAAGAAAGCATATCAAGATTGCATTAGATGCATTTCTGAGAAAACCTTATCAAGAGGCAAACCAGAACATACTTCTTCAAAGGATTCATACAGGAACCTCCAACTTTGTTAAATGGAGGCGTAGTTGACAGAATTGAACATCCAAGTTCAATCTGTCTTGacagaaagaaaagaaagtcatactccctccgttccaatttatgtgaattgtttgactgggcacgaagtttaagaaaaaatgaagacttggaatttgtgatcctaaacaagtcaaaaaggagcccagagtatttgtgtggttatagaagcttctcattaagggtacaATTGTAAGTTTAAACTAAAAAGTTAACAAATTTAGAAAAGGGTCactctttttggaacggaccaaaaaggaaataagttcacacttcacataaattagaacagAGGGAGTATGTTTTATGCTTTGTTACATATTGCTTCTAGCATTTAATTTTGTAATAGCATGTAATCTAATCACTAGTTATCGACCATAAGAGACAAGTGACAGACAACTTATCAACTTAGCACTTTGCTTTTCAGTTTGTTatgagatttatcaaagactagAAGATGCAAGAGAAACAAAGCACACCTATTTATTTGTGTCAACCACAGTATACAGTTGATGGGCCCAATGTGAAACAATATACTAAAAAACTTAAacacataactattaaaatattcccaaaacttttaaaacttaactattaaaatattctaattcTTGACATTCCAACACTAATAGCA is a genomic window containing:
- the LOC107830599 gene encoding uncharacterized protein LOC107830599 — translated: MMALDDLTAIPDSLMQFLSDKSITFVGPKNISHKSTLYVSESRSKIKLECNRIVDICYLGAKILMKPKLLTGTLEDLMVEAGLDHIKRPIINNGEMRANWQSSSVLSEEEVKYAMYEVYSCYQLASKLCDVNSRFKAASSHSFDTIVKVTAAYVLAVLGGNTSPCANDLKDILPCVGAEGDDDDRIELLLSQVKSKAITELIAAAREKLAISVPAGGGTIATAAPAGGASAESKEEKVEESDEDMGFVKLFDLWT